The Acidobacteriota bacterium genome includes a window with the following:
- a CDS encoding DUF3857 domain-containing protein, with translation MKTRRRWWISGWVLAAALAAAPVPAEETEPFPQLASARDFPGADAVVLRARKTVVWHPDGRLTEDFHTFVHILQAPAAEKYRVYRMFWRPADQQLRLLKAVTYENANEFVPADAAATGDRVPAGIADPAYHQVLERVVTLPDVAPGRLLEVRMERTTAAAPRGFSGVEFFQADDPLRDKRLHIGLPEGAALAYHAFNGDFIQSLRHSERGRVLHSFFVRDVPAAATEPFAPPLAGSAARLVYSSYAGWREAAAPFAEAYWQAVGRPGAATAA, from the coding sequence ATGAAGACCCGGAGGCGGTGGTGGATCTCCGGCTGGGTGCTCGCGGCCGCGCTGGCCGCGGCGCCGGTCCCGGCGGAGGAGACGGAGCCGTTCCCCCAGCTGGCGTCTGCTCGGGATTTCCCCGGCGCCGACGCGGTGGTACTCCGCGCCCGCAAGACCGTGGTGTGGCATCCCGACGGCCGGCTCACCGAGGACTTCCACACCTTCGTCCACATCCTGCAGGCCCCGGCCGCAGAAAAGTACCGCGTCTACCGGATGTTCTGGCGACCCGCCGACCAGCAGCTTCGGCTTCTCAAGGCGGTCACCTATGAAAACGCCAACGAGTTCGTACCCGCCGACGCCGCGGCGACGGGCGACCGCGTGCCCGCTGGCATCGCCGACCCCGCCTACCACCAAGTGCTGGAGCGGGTGGTGACGCTGCCCGACGTGGCGCCCGGCCGGCTGCTCGAGGTGCGGATGGAGCGGACCACCGCCGCCGCGCCCCGCGGCTTCAGCGGCGTCGAGTTCTTTCAGGCGGACGATCCGCTGCGGGACAAGCGCCTCCACATCGGGCTGCCCGAAGGCGCCGCCCTGGCGTATCACGCCTTCAACGGCGATTTCATCCAGAGCCTCCGCCACAGCGAGCGCGGCCGCGTGCTGCACTCCTTCTTCGTGCGGGACGTGCCGGCCGCGGCGACGGAGCCGTTCGCCCCGCCGCTGGCGGGCTCCGCCGCCCGGCTGGTCTACTCGTCGTACGCCGGCTGGCGCGAGGCGGCGGCACCGTTCGCCGAAGCCTACTGGCAGGCCGTCGGCCGGCCCGGCGCGGCGACGGCGGCG